A portion of the Clupea harengus chromosome 18, Ch_v2.0.2, whole genome shotgun sequence genome contains these proteins:
- the si:ch73-265d7.2 gene encoding C-type natriuretic peptide 2, which translates to MASSSTSKSSSSLPCLVFLILFFAAGQVESRPPPLRSDGQILRDLFGTKISALLQARPEVTEGSAYSPTLSPNGGHGPSQSVVPQHPVPHHFLKFLSHQTKFNGRSRKSSARGCFGLKMDRIGIMSGLGC; encoded by the exons atgGCTTCATCTTCTACCTCCAAATCTTCCTCGTCTTTGCCGTGCCtcgtcttcctcatcctcttcttcgCTGCTGGGCAGGTGGAGAGCCGACCACCGCCACTGAGATCAGATGGCCAG ATTCTGCGAGACCTATTTGGCACGAAGATCTCTGCTCTCCTACAGGCTCGCCCAGAGGTCACTGAGGGGTCAGCATACAGCCCCACACTTTCACCCAATGGCGGACACGGTCCATCTCAGAGTGTTGTTCCGCAACACCCCGTGCCACACCACTTCCTGAAGTTCCTAAGTCATCAGACGAAGTTCAACGGGCGGAGTAGGAAATCATCAGCGCGTGGCTGTTTTGGCTTGAAGATGGACCGCATTGGAATCATGAGTGGATTGGGCTGCTGa
- the zgc:85858 gene encoding stress-associated endoplasmic reticulum protein 1 isoform X2: MSAVQRMKVANEKHSKTITQRGHVQKTTRVVNEDKSPVGPWLLALFVFVVCGSAIFQIIQSIRQGM, from the exons ATGTCGGCAGTTCAACGAATGAAAGTAGCCAACGAGAAGCACAGCAAGACAATCACACAACGCGGCCACGTCCAAAAGACCACG CGAGTGGTGAATGAGGACAAGTCCCCGGTGGGCCCATGGCTTCTGGCGCTGTTCGTCTTCGTGGTGTGTGGGTCAG CCATCTTCCAAATTATTCAGAGCATCAGACAGGGCATGTGA
- the zgc:85858 gene encoding uncharacterized protein zgc:85858 isoform X1 — MEDNVRQRQSVRLPTNSERVQRAHPQEDYICEDFDHVEALQKMVETFSEEKKMKRRVVNEDKSPVGPWLLALFVFVVCGSAIFQIIQSIRQGM; from the exons ATGGAAGATAATGTTAGGCAAAGGCAAAGTGTTCGATTACCGACAAACTCAGAGCGGGTCCAAAGAGCTCACCCACAGGAAGACTACATTTGTGAGGATTTTGACCATGTAGAGGCCCTTCAAAAGATGGTGGAAACCTTCTCTGAGGAAAAGAAGATGAAACGG CGAGTGGTGAATGAGGACAAGTCCCCGGTGGGCCCATGGCTTCTGGCGCTGTTCGTCTTCGTGGTGTGTGGGTCAG CCATCTTCCAAATTATTCAGAGCATCAGACAGGGCATGTGA